The DNA region GGTCATCGGCATAGACTGCCCGCCGGTGGTGGGGGCCACGCCGTCCGTGCAGGCGAGCGCACGCGCGCAGATCAGCCTGCGGGTGCCGCCGGGCCAGGACGCCGCCGAGGCGACGCGGCTGCTGACCGACCACCTCCGTGCGCACACTCCCTGGGGTGCCCGGCTGTCGGTGGAACAGGTCGGCCAGGGCCAGCCGTTCCGCGCCGACGTCAGCAGCCCGGCCTACACGTCCATGGCCGAGGCCATGCGGATCGCCTACCCGGGCCAGGAGATGCAGTCGTCCGGCATGGGCGGCTCCATCCCGCTCTGCAACACGCTCGCCACGCTGTACCCGGAGGCCGAGATCCTGCTGATCGGCCTGAGCGAGCCCGAGGCGCGGATCCACGCGGTGAACGAGAGCGTGTCCCCCGAGGAACTGGAGCGGCTCTCGGTCGCCGAGGCGCTGTTCCTGCGCAACTACGCGGCGTCCAAGGCCTGAGGGACCGCGCCGGCACCGCGTCACGCTGGGGCGCCGCCCCGCTCAGCCCACCGGGGCCCCGGCCTCCAGGTTCAGCACGGCGCCCCGCTCCCGGGCCCGCAGCGCCCAGCGCAGTCGCGCGTAGCGGGTCGGCGGCAGCAGGGAGGCCGCCTCCTCCTCCGTGACGAAGCGCCAGCCGCGCAGTTCGGAGCCGGGAAGCAGCAGTCGCGCGGCGTCCCGGGCGGTCAGGCGTCCGCCGTCGAAGAGGAAACGCAGTCCCCCGTACCCGGGCGGTTCGGGCGCCTCCCAGTCGACCAGCAGCAGCTTGGGAGCGGTGCCCAGGGTGATACCCAGCTCCTCGCCCACCTCCCGGATTCCGGCCTCCGCGGGCGCCTCCCCCGGCTCCACGACCCCGCCGGGGACCTCCCAGCCGGGTTTGTACGTCGGGTCGACGAGAAGGACCCGGTCCCGCTCGTCGAAGAGCAGCACTCCCGAGGCGACGGTCTCGGCCCTGGGCTCCGGGCTCTGGACGATGCCGCACTCACGGGCCTCGCCGGTGCGCACGGCCCCGGCTATCCGCTCGGCCGTCTCGTACGGGGTGAGGGCGCTGGTGTCGATGGTGAGGGCGTCGCCGGTGATCCAGCTCAGCGCCTCCCGGTAGGGCGCGATGTGGTCACGGGCCCATCCGCTCCCCCCGCTGTGCGCCGCACCGCCGGCACTCCTCTCCCGTTCGGCGATCCGCTGCCGCAGGATCGTTTCCTCGGGTGAGAGCAGCACATGGCGCACCGGGATGCGCCGGGACGCGAGCCCGCCGAAGATCTCGTCGCGGTACTCCTGGCGCAGGAGTGTCATGGGGACCACGAGGACCCCGGGGAGTTCGGCGAGGAGCGCGGCGGCCGTGTCCACCACCAGGCGCCGCCACATCGGCAGGTCCTGGAAGTCGGTGATGTCGGCGAGTCTCTTCTGCGGCAGCAGACGGCCCAGGTGCTCGCCGGTCGCCTCGGGATCGTAGAAGGTGCTGTTCGGGATCAGGTCGATCAGTTCGTGCGCGGCGCTGGTCTTGCCCGCACCGGACGCGCCGTTGATCCAGACGATCACGGGTCCCCCTCATCCGTAGCCCACTGTGGCTTGCCCGCAACACCCCGCTGCGGAAACCCCGTCGAGGCGGCGCGGTTGCCTCCGTCGGCCTGCGGCGCCCGCCGGGGGCGTCCACTGTACGAGCCCCGGCCCGTACCGGCGCAGGTGTTCCGGAGGGCTCGCACGAGGAGGAGCGGGCACCGGGCGGCCGTGGCCGCGGGACCGTACCGCCCGGGGCTACTGCGCCGCCACCGCCCGTACCCCGTTGCCCCCGCTCGCCGGGACCGCCGCCGCGGCGCCCACCAGGCCCGCGTCGGTACCCATGAGCGCCGGGGCCACCGTGAGCCGCCGGACGAAGGAGAGGGTGGCGTAGTCGTGCAGGGACCTGCGCAGCGGCGCGAAGAGGACGTCGCCCGCTCCCGCCACCCCGCCGCCGATCACCGCGATGTCGATCTCGACCAGGCCGGCGGTGGCGGCGATGCCCGCGGCGAGCGCCTGGGCCGCCCTCTCGTACGAGGCGACGGCCACCGGATCGCCCGCCCGTGCGGAGGCGCCCACGGCGGCCGCCGTCACGTCACCGTCCGGCCCGGGTCGCCAGCCGTGCTCCAGGGCCCGCCGGGCGATGTTCGGGCCGCTGGCCAGACGCTCGACGCAGCCACGGGCCCCGCACGGACAGGCGTCGCCGTCCAGATCGACGCTGATGTGGCCGATGTGGCCGGCGTTGCCCGTGGGACCGCGGTGGACCTTCCCGCCCAGCACGAGGCCGCCCCCGACGCCGGTGGAGACCACCATGCACAGGGCGTTGTCGTAGCCGCGTGCCGCGCCCAGCCAGTGCTCGGCCGCCGTCATCGCCACACCGTCACCGACCAGCACCACCGGCAGCCCGCCCGTCACCGCCGCGACCCGCCGCACCAGCGGGAACCCGCGCCAGCCGGGGACGTTGACCGGGCTGACCGTGCCCGCCGACGCGTCGACCGGGCCCGCGCTGCCGATCCCGAGGGCACGCACGCCGGGCCACAGCGCGGAGGCCTTCAGCTCGGCCAGCACGCCGCTCACCGCGCCCATCACCGATTCGGCGTCCTCCCGGGCCGGCGTCGCCCGTCTGGCCCGTACGAGCAGGGATCCGGCGCCGTCCACCAAGGCGCCGGCGATCTTGGTGCCGCCGATGTCCAGAGCGGCGACGAGGTCGGTTTGCATCGGTGGTGACTCTCCGGAAGGGTGCGTGGCGGGGCCGGTGACTTCGGCCGGTGCTCCGACCAGTCTCCCCTGCTATGACAACGTTGTCCAGGGCCTATGCTCGACACCACGGCCTTCCACCCCCCTTCCCGCACCCGCGCCGCAGGGGCGGAAGGCACCCGCTCCGACGACAGGACAGCGCATCGTGGCCGAGACCGCCCGTCATCCCGAGCCCCGTTACGGCACCAGACCGACCATGAAGGACGTGGCGGCCCGCGCCGGAGTGGGCCTCAAGACGGTCTCCCGGGTGGTGAACAGCGAACCCGGCGTCACGCCCGACACCGAGCGCCGCGTCCAGGAGGCGATCGACGCGCTGGGCTTCCGCCGCAACGACAGCGCGCGCGTCCTGCGCAAGGGCCGCACCGCGTCCGTCGGGCTCGTCCTGGAAGACCTCGCGGACCCCTTCTACGGCCCGCTGAGCCGTGCGGTGGAGGAGGTGGCCCGCGCCCACGGTGCCCTGCTGATCAACGGTTCCAGCGCCGAGGACCCCACACGCGAGCAGGAGCTCGTGCTCGCGCTCTGCGCACGGCGGGTGGACGGCCTCATCGTGATTCCGGCGGGCGACGACCACCGCTATCTGGAGCCCGAGATCAAGGCGGGTGTGGCCACCGTGTTCGTCGACCGGCCGGCGGGCCGGATCGACGCCGACACGGTCCTCTCGGACAACTTCGGCGGAGCCCGTGAGGGGGTCGCCCACCTGGTGGCGCACGGCCACCGCCGGATCGGCTTCATCGGCGACCGGCCGCGCATCCACACCGCCACCGAGCGGCTGCGCGGCTATCGCGCCGCCATGGCCGACGCGGGGATCACCGTCGAGCCCTCGTGGGTCTCGCTCGGCCCGACCGGCCCCGGGAGCGTCAGGGCCGCCGCCGAGGCGATGCTGTCGGGCCCGGAGCCGGTCACCGCCCTCTTCGCGGGCAACAACCGGGTGACGGTGACCGCCGTCCGCGTCCTCGTGGAGTGCGGGCGCCGCGTCGCCCTCGTCGGCTTCGACGACATCGAGCTGGCCGACCTCCTCGGCATCACGGTGGTCTCCCAGGACCCCGCCGCGGTCGGCCGGACCGCCGCCGAGCACCTGTTCCGCCGACTCGACGGCGCCGGACACACACCGGCCCGGGTGGAGCTGCCGACCCGGCTCGTCACCCGGGGCTCGGGCGAACTCCCGCCCGGCTGAGCCCGCCCGGAGCGGTCTACGGGGCCGTCACCGTGAGGCCGCCCCGGCGGGGCGAGGCGAAGCCGTCGAGGTCCGCGCGGCCGAGGCCGGTGAGGCGGGCGACCTCCGCGGTGTCCAGCGCACCGCAGTCGATGCCCCGCAGCAGGTATCCGCTGAGGGCCTTGGCGGTGGCGGGCTCGTCCATCACGTCGCCGCCCGCCTTGGCCACGTAGGCGGCGAGCCGGGAGGCCGCCTGGTCCAGGCCCTCGCGGTAGAAGGTGTAGACGGCCGCGTAACGGGTGGGCAGGTGCCCCGGGTGCATGTCCCAGCCCTGGTAGTAGGCACGGGCCAGCGCGCGCCGGGTGAGGCCGTAGTGCAGCCGCCACGCGTCGTGGACCTGCCGGGTGGGGCCGACGGGCAGGACGTTGGTGGAGCCGTCGCAGACGCGTACCCCGGTGCCCGCGGCGGCGACCTGCATCACCGCCTTGGCATGGTCGGCGGCCGGGTGGTCGCTCGCCTGGTAGGCGGGGCTGACACCGACGCAGGCGCTGTAGTCGAAGGTCCCGTAGTGCAGGGCCGTCGCGCGGCCCCGCGCGGCGTCGATCATGCGGGCCACGGCGGCGGTCCCGTCGGCGGCGAGGATCGACTGACTGGTCTCGATCTGGATCTCGAACCCGAGCCGCCCGGCCGGCAGCCCGTGGGCCTCCTCGAAGGCCTCCAGCAGCCGTACGAACGCGGTGACCTGCTCCGGGTACGTGACCTTGGGCAGGGTCAGGACGAGCCCGTCCGGCAGGCCCCCGGCCCGCATCAGACCGGTGAGGAAGATGTCCGTGGTGCGGATGCCCCGGTCCCGCACCTCGGCCTCCATGCACTTCATCCGGATGCCCGTGTACGGGGCGGCGGTCCCGTCCGCGTACGCCTCGGCCACCAGCCGGGCGGCGCGGGCCGCCGCCTCGTCCTCCTCGGCGTCCGGGCGGGGACCGTAGCCGTCCTCGAAGTCGATGCGCAGGTCCTCCACCGGTTCCCGCTCCAGTTTGGCGCGCACCCGGTCGTGGACGGCCTCGGCGAGCTCCTGCGGTACGGACAGGATCTCGGCGAACGCGGCGGCACCGGGGGCGTGTTCGTCCAGCGCCCGCAGCGCACGGTCGCCCCAGGAGCACACGGTGCCGGCCTCGAAGACGTCGGCGGGGACGTAGACCGTGTGGACGGGCTGGCGGGTGCCGGGGTCTCCCGGATAGCGCCGGGCGAGTTCGGCGTCCACCGCGGTGAGGGAGGCCCCGATCTCCTTGCCTACGCTGCCGGCAAGGCTCGTCGCCACCTGCTCCTGCTGACCCATGACCATACCCTCCACCTGCTCAACATTTCCGCTTGCCGGAATGAATCATCCGCATGGTGAAGTTATAAGCACCCGGGTCGGGGCGTCAATGGTGACCGGAAACGGCCCGGGGCCGCGCGGTGTCGAACACCACGCGGCCCCGGGCCGTCGGACTCGGTAAGCCTCTCCGGCTGATCAGCCCTTGCGGGACTTGACCTCGTCGGTGAGCTGCGGGACGACGGCGAACAGGTCGCCGACGACGCCGTAGTCGACCAGCTCGAAGATCGGGGCCTCGGCGTCCTTGTTGATCGCGACGATGGTCTTCGAGGTCTGCATACCGGCCCGGTGCTGGATCGCGCCCGAGATCCCGGAGGCGATGTACAGCTGCGGGGAGACCGACTTGCCGGTCTGGCCGACCTGGCTGGTGTGCGGGTACCAGCCGGCGTCGACCGCGGCACGCGAGGCGCCGACGGCGGCACCGAGCGAGTCGGCGAGCGCCTCGATGACCGCGAAGTTCTCCGCGCCGTTGACACCACGGCCGCCGGCGACGACGATCGCGGCCTCGGTCAGCTCCGGACGGCCGGTCGACTCGCGCGGGGTGCGGGAGAGGACCTTGGTGCCGGTGGCCTTCTCGGAGAACGAGACGTCCAGGGCCTCGACGGCGCCCGCCGCCGGGGCGGCCTCCACGGCGACCGAGTTCGGCTTGACCGTGATGACCGGAGTGCCCTTGGAAACACGGGACTTGGTGGTGTAGGAGGCGGCGAACGCGGACTGCGTCGCGACCGGGCCCTGGTCACCGGCCTCCAGGTCGACGGCGTCGGTGATGATGCCGGAGCCGATACGGAGCGCGAGCCGGGCACCGATCTCCTTGGCCTCCGCGGAGGAGGGCAGCAGCACGGCGGCCGGTGACACGGCGTCGAAGGCGGCCTGGAGGGCATCCACCTTCGGGACGACGAGGTAGTCGGCGAACTCCGGCGCGTCGGCGGTCAGGACCTTGACCGCACCGTGTTCGGCGAGCGCGGCGGCGGTGTCGGCGGCGCCGTTGCCGAGGGCGACGGCGACGGGCTCACCGATGCGGCGGGCGAGCGTCAGCAGCTCCAGCGTGGGCTTGCGGACGGCACCGTCCACGTGGTCGACATAGACGAGTACTTCAGCCATGGGACTTCGATCTCCTGCGTGCGAGGTAGGCGGGGCGGTGAGGGGACGGCCGGGGCTAGATGAACTTCTGGCCCGCGAGGAACTCGGCCAGCTGCCTGCCGCCCTCGCCTTCGTCCTTGACGATCGTGCCCGCCGTACGGGCCGGACGCTCGGTCGCCGAGTCCACGGCGGTCCAGGAGCCCTCCAGGCCGACCTCGTCCGCCTCGATCTCCAGGTCCTCGAGGTCCAGCGACTCGACCGGCTTCTTCTTCGCCGCCATGATGCCCTTGAAGGACGGGTAGCGGGCCTCGCCCGACTGGTCCGTCACGGAGACCACGGCCGGCAGGGACGCCTCGAGCTGCTCGCTGGCGCTGTCGCCGTCGCGGCGGCCCTTGACCGTGCCGTCCTCGACCGAGACCTCGGAGAGCAGCGTGACCTGCGGGACGCCGAGGCGCTCCGACAGCAGCGCCGGCAGGACGCCCATGACGCCGTCGGTGGACGCCATGCCGCAGATGACCAGGTCGTAACCGGTCTTCTCGATCGCCTTGGCGAGCACCAGGGAGGTGCCGATGACGTCGGTGCCGTGCAGGTCGTCGTCCTCGACGTGGACGGCCTTGTCGGCACCCATCGACAGCGCCTTGCGCAGCGCGTCCTTGGCGTCCTCGGGCCCCACCGTCAGCACGGTGATCTCCGCGTCGTCCGCCTCGTCGGCGATCTGCAGCGCCTGCTCGACGGCGTACTCGTCGAGCTCCGACAGCAGACCGTCGACGTCGTCCCGGTCCAGGGTCAGGTCATCGGCGAAATGCCGGTCGCCGGTGGCGTCGGGCACGTACTTCACACAGACAACGATCCTCAAGCTCACGCCGGCTCTCCTACTGCATCGTCATTTCTGGGCTGCCTTGTTGCACGCAGCATAGGCGCCTTCGGGGGCGGTTTCGGTCGGGTCGACCGATGCGCCAAGCGAAATATTACTCGCCAGTACACCCAGTGTTTTACCCATGAGCAAGCGCTTGGAACTGTGACCTTGCCAACGCGGCCAGTCCCGGGGCGCCTGCCCGCCCTCAGTCTCGCAGAGCTGTGAACCGGCCCTGGTGGTAGACCAGCGGCCGGCCGTCGTGCGGCGGCTCGCCGAGCACCGCCTCGGCGATCACGACGCGGTGGTCCCCGGCCGGAACCCGGGCCACCACGCGGCAGATCAGCCAGGCCACCACACCGCCGAGGAGAGGCACGCCCTTCGGCCCCGCACGCCAGTCGGTGGACGGCCCGAACCGGTCGGCGCCGCTGCGGGCGAACGTGGCGGCCAGCTCCCGCTGGCCCTCGCCGAGTATGTGCACGCCGACGTGTTCGGCCTCGGCCATCACCGGCCAGCTGGAGGACGAGGTACCCACGCCGAAGGAGATCAGCGGGGGCTCGGCGGCCACGGAGGTGAGTGAGGTGGCGGTGAAGCCCACCGGACGCCCGCCGGACGCGGTGATCACCGCGACACCGGCGGCGTGACCGCGGAAGACGGAGCGCAGCAGTTCGGGGGAAGCCGTCGGCGGCGTGCCGATACCGGCGGTCGGGGCCGTCATGCGGGAGTCCTTCTTCGAGGAGGGCGTACGGTCGGGCGGGGTCCTGTCAGGCACCCGGACAGCGCGCGCTCGCATGGCGCATGAGGTCCACGTGAGCCCGGCCGTGAAGAAGGAGTACTGGCGGCATGACGCCAGCCTGACGAGGCGTGGGGTGCACCGTCAAGGCCGTTCCACCAGGTGGGAGATGTGTCACGGCGCGTCACATCGCCTGTCCCAGGGCGGCGACGACGTCCGCCGTACGCGGTGTCCCGGTCGCCCTGCGCACGACCCGGCCGCGCGCGTCGAGCACCAGGACGGTCGGCGTGCGGCTGATCCGCAGGTGTCGTACCAGCGTGAGATTCGCCTCGGCGTCGATATCGATGTGGACCACCCCGTCGACCATCCCGGCCACGCGCGCCAGGACGCGCCGGGTGGCCTGGCACGGCCGGCAGAAAGCGGTCGAGAACTGCACGAGCGTCGCGCGTTCCCCTGGCTCCGCGCCGAGTTGGGCCGCGCCCAGTGTTTCGGCCGCCGTACGCCCTTCCATTCCGCTCCCCTTCCGAGTACTCCGCACACAGCGTCAGCACCGCGCCGAGCCATTGCATTCCCGGACGATTCACGTGACGAGAATCTCCCGCGCAGGCCCCTGCGGGGCTGGCCACGGCGTCGCCGATGGGGCACCATCGCCCCAATGCCGAAAACCTACGGCTGCGTAACTTCCGCCGGGAGAACCCTCCCGAGGCATTGAAGAAGGGTCCTCATCCAGATGGCAGAACTCGTCTATCGACCGGTCATCGGCGCCGCTCGCACACTGTTCAAGGCGCTCGACCTGAAGATCGACACACAGGGTTCGGAGCACATCCCGAAGACCGGTGGTGCTGTACTGGTGAGCAACCACATCAGCTATCTGGACTTCATCTTCACCGGACTCGGGGCACTGCCTCAGAAGCGGCTCGTCCGCTTCATGGCGAAGGACTCGGTCTTCCGGCACAAGGTCTCCGGACCGCTGATGCGCGGCATGAAGCACATCCCCGTCGACCGCAGCAGGGGCGAGGACGCCTACGCGCACGCGCTCGCGTCGCTGCGGTCCGGTGAGATCGTCGGGGTCTTCCCCGAGGCGACCATCTCCCAGTCCTTCACACTGAAGAGTTTCAAGTCGGGCGCGGCACGGCTGGCCCAGGAGGCCGGGGTCCCCCTGGTCCCCATGGCGCTCTGGGGCACCCAGCGGCTGTGGACCAAGGGCCGCCCGCGCAACTTCCGGCGCAGCCACATCCCCGTCACGATCCGTGTGGGCGAGGCCGTCGAGGCCCCTGCCGACCAGTACGCGGGTGCGATCACCCGCCGGCTGCGTGAGCGGGTGCAGGAGCTTCTGGAAGCGGCGCAGCGCGCCTATCCGGTGCGCCCCAAGGACGCGAGCGACACCTGGTGGGTACCCGCCCATCTCGGCGGTACGGCCCCGACGCCCGCCGAGGTGCGCGAGCGCGGCTGACCAGGGCCGGGCGACCCGGAGCTGAAGGAGGGGGCGTGCCCGGCCGCGGCCGGGCACGCCCCCTCCTTCCCGGGGTGGGGCCGCGTTCAGCAGCTCAGGTTGGAACCGGGCGTCGTGCCGAGGATCTGGACGAACGACTGGTAGGTGTCGATGCGGCTCTGGACCTGGGCGGGGTTGCCGCCGTCGCACTCGATGCTGCCGTTGATGGACCGGATGGTCTCACCGAACCCGGCACCGTCGACGATGGCGTTGTGCGGGGTCATGGTGCCGGGGCCCGACTGGGTGTTCCAGTACCAGAGGCCGGTCTTCCAGGCCACGGAGGCGTTCTGCTCGACCTGCCAGGGGTTGCCGAGCAGGTCGATGCCGAGGGCGTCACCGGCGGCCTTGTAGTTGAAGTTCCAGCTGAGCTGGATGGGACCGCGGCCGTAGTAGGCGTCGGTGCCGGCCGGGCAGCCGTAGGGCTGGGTGGTGTCGCAGTAGTGCGGGTAGTTGGCGGTGTTCTGCTCCACGATGTGGACCAGACCGCCGGTCTCGTGGCTGACGTTGGCGAGGAACGCCGCCGCCTCCTGCTTCTTCACCGCGTCGCCGCCGGTGTCGGCGAAGGCCGGGTACGCGCTCAGCGCGGCCGTGAGCCCGCTGTAGGTGTAGAAGGAGTTCCGGTTCGGGAACATCTGGTTGAACTGCGCCTCGCTGACGACGAAGCCCGAGGCCGCCGAAGCCGTGGCGGCGGGAAGCAGAACGAACGTGGCCACGACCGTGACCAGCGCGGTGAGCATGCCGATGATACGCCTGAGCACGTACAACTCCTTGGGTACGGCGCCGCCGACCGCACGGCGCCATGAGTGGGTCCCCCCTCCCAAGCAGGACCGACCCTGATCAGACACGGTCCGGACCAGCACTCCACCCATAGGGATGATTCCGACCGTCTCGGGTGGGATCCCGCGCACCGCGAGGGCCGTCGAGGGGTGTGCTCGCGAGCTGTGGACGGCGAACCGACGGCAGCACCAGGGGGTTTGGGTCCGGCCTGGACATTTTGGGCATGCTCTGTGTGTCTAGTCCATTACCGACTGCGACCAGAGGAGGTGCAATGGCCGGTACTACGGCGTTCGTGATGGTGCTGATGTCCGCCGCGGTCGTCGGATTGGCTGCGGTGATCGCCCGGGCCCGGGTGGAAATCGCTCGGATCGACGCCCAGTCAGGGCAGCGGGACGGGAGCGCCCGGCGTTGACCGGGCCGGATTCCTGGCAAGGAGCTCTGTCTCGGTACGACAGAGGCTCCTTGCTGTTCCGCGTGAGCGGACGCGCCCTGAGCACGTACGTGGCGGTCGGCACAAGAGCCGCCACAGGCCCGGGCGGCCACCGGGGACACCGCCACGAGCGGCGACGGTGTCAGTCGCACACATACGCGCCACTGGGGGCCGTCTCTAGCCGGCCATCTCCTCCTTGAGCGCCTGCACGAACGCGTCGACCTCCTCCTCGAGGGTGTCGAAGGCGCACATCCAGCGGACGTCCCCGGCCGTCTCGTCCCAGAAGTAGAACCGGAAGCGCTTCTGCAACCGCTCGGACACGTCGTGCGGCAGCCGGGCGAAGACGGCGTTGGCCTGCACAGGGTGGAGGATCTCCACCCCGTGCACCGTGCGGACGCCCCCGGCGAGCCGCTGCGCCATGGCGTTGGCGTGGCGGGCGTTGCGCAGCCAGAGGTCACGGGCGAGCAGCGCCTCCAGCTGGACCGAGACGAACCTCATCTTGGAGGCGAGCTGCATCGACATCTTGCGCAGGTGTTTCATGGCACGGACGGAGTCCGGCTCCAGGACGACGACGGCCTCGCCGAACAGCGCGCCGTTCTTCGTGCCGCCGAAGGACAGGACGTCGACCCCGGCCACGGTGGTGAACGCCCGCATCGGGACGTCCAGCGACGCGGCGGCGTTGGCTATCCGGGCTCCGTCCAGGTGCACCTTCATCCCGCGCTCGTGGGCGTGGTCGCAGATCGCGCGGATCTCGGCGGGGGTGTAGACCGTGCCCAGCTCGGTGTTCTGGGTGATCGAGACGACCTGCGGCATCGCCCGGTGCTCGTCGTCCCAGCCGTACGCCTGGCGGTCGATGAGCTCCGGCGTCAGCTTCCCGTCCGGGGTCGGCACGGTGAGCAGCTTCAGCCCGCCCATCCGCTCCGGCGCGCCGCCCTCGTCCACGTTGATGTGCGCGGACTCGGCGCAGATCACGGCGCCCCACCGGTCGGTCAGCGCCTGGAGGGCGACGACGTTGGCGCCGGTGCCGTTGAAGACGGGGAAGGCCTCGGCGGTGGGGCCGAAGTGGCTGTGCATGACCCGCTGGAGATGTCCGGTGTAGTCGTCCTCGCCGTAGGCGGTCTGATGTCCGCCGTTGGCGAGGGCGAGGGCCGCGAGGACCTCCGGGTGCGCGCCGGCGTAGTTGTCACTGGCGAAGCCGCGTATCCGCGGATCGTGGTGACGTCGCGCGTCGGTCCTCAGGGTTGCGGGGTCAGCCACAGGCGCTTTCCGTTCACTTCCGCGGCGGGTGTGTCCCAGACGCCGGCGATGGCCTCGGCCAGCTCCTTGACGTCCGTGAAGCCCGCGAACTTCGCATTCGGGCGCTCGGCGCGCATCGCGTCGTGCACCAGTGCCTTGACCACCAGGATCGCAGCCGCCGCTGTCGGGCCCGCATCGCCCCCCGCCTTACGGAAGGCGTCGCCGAGGGCGAGCGTCCACGCCTCGGCGGCCGCCTTGGACGCCGCGTAGGCGGCGTTGCCGGCGGTGGGGCGACTCGCCCCGGCGGCGCTGATCAGCACGTAACGGCCGCGGTCGCTGCGCTGGAGCACGTCCTGGAAGGCGAGTGAGGTGGACTGCACGGTGCGGATCAGCAGCTTCTCCAGGAAGTCCCAGTCGGCCAGGCTGCTCTCCGTCAGCCCCGCGCCGCCGCGCCAGCCGCCGACGAGATGGACCAGCCCGTCGATCCGGCCGAACTCCGCCTCGGTCCGGTCGGCCCACGCACGGGCCGCGCCCGCGTCCGACAGATCGACGGTCTCGCCGGTGACGGTCGCGCCGCCGTGCGCGTAGCGCGCCGCGTCCACCGCCTCCGCGAGCCGCTCGGGGTGCGCGTCGCAGGCGACCACGGTCGCGCCCCTCTCGGCCAGCCTCAGCAGGGTGGCCCGGCCGGCCGCCCCGGCCGCTCCGGCGACGGCGACCACCGCGCCTTCGAGCACACCGTTGCCCTCACCGCTGATTGCTGTCGCGTTCATGGCCACCGCCTCCTTGGAACCTGCGCTCACGCCGCCGCCCGCCCGTTCTCCGCCGCGGTGATGCCCCTGGTCGAGGCGATCACGTGCTTCAGCTTCTTGGCGAGCGCCTCATAGAACATGCTCAGGGGAAACTCGTCCGGAAGCACGTCGTCGACGAGCTTACGCGGGGGAAGGGTGACGTCCAGGGCGTCCGGGCCCTTGGCCCACCGCGATCCGGGGTGCGGCGAGAGATAGCTCGCGACCAGGTCGTAGGCGGCGAACCAGTGCACCAGTTTGGGGCGGTCGATG from Streptomyces sp. NBC_01754 includes:
- a CDS encoding NUDIX hydrolase, with product MIVWINGASGAGKTSAAHELIDLIPNSTFYDPEATGEHLGRLLPQKRLADITDFQDLPMWRRLVVDTAAALLAELPGVLVVPMTLLRQEYRDEIFGGLASRRIPVRHVLLSPEETILRQRIAERERSAGGAAHSGGSGWARDHIAPYREALSWITGDALTIDTSALTPYETAERIAGAVRTGEARECGIVQSPEPRAETVASGVLLFDERDRVLLVDPTYKPGWEVPGGVVEPGEAPAEAGIREVGEELGITLGTAPKLLLVDWEAPEPPGYGGLRFLFDGGRLTARDAARLLLPGSELRGWRFVTEEEAASLLPPTRYARLRWALRARERGAVLNLEAGAPVG
- a CDS encoding ROK family protein — translated: MQTDLVAALDIGGTKIAGALVDGAGSLLVRARRATPAREDAESVMGAVSGVLAELKASALWPGVRALGIGSAGPVDASAGTVSPVNVPGWRGFPLVRRVAAVTGGLPVVLVGDGVAMTAAEHWLGAARGYDNALCMVVSTGVGGGLVLGGKVHRGPTGNAGHIGHISVDLDGDACPCGARGCVERLASGPNIARRALEHGWRPGPDGDVTAAAVGASARAGDPVAVASYERAAQALAAGIAATAGLVEIDIAVIGGGVAGAGDVLFAPLRRSLHDYATLSFVRRLTVAPALMGTDAGLVGAAAAVPASGGNGVRAVAAQ
- a CDS encoding LacI family DNA-binding transcriptional regulator codes for the protein MAETARHPEPRYGTRPTMKDVAARAGVGLKTVSRVVNSEPGVTPDTERRVQEAIDALGFRRNDSARVLRKGRTASVGLVLEDLADPFYGPLSRAVEEVARAHGALLINGSSAEDPTREQELVLALCARRVDGLIVIPAGDDHRYLEPEIKAGVATVFVDRPAGRIDADTVLSDNFGGAREGVAHLVAHGHRRIGFIGDRPRIHTATERLRGYRAAMADAGITVEPSWVSLGPTGPGSVRAAAEAMLSGPEPVTALFAGNNRVTVTAVRVLVECGRRVALVGFDDIELADLLGITVVSQDPAAVGRTAAEHLFRRLDGAGHTPARVELPTRLVTRGSGELPPG
- a CDS encoding DUF6986 family protein — translated: MGQQEQVATSLAGSVGKEIGASLTAVDAELARRYPGDPGTRQPVHTVYVPADVFEAGTVCSWGDRALRALDEHAPGAAAFAEILSVPQELAEAVHDRVRAKLEREPVEDLRIDFEDGYGPRPDAEEDEAAARAARLVAEAYADGTAAPYTGIRMKCMEAEVRDRGIRTTDIFLTGLMRAGGLPDGLVLTLPKVTYPEQVTAFVRLLEAFEEAHGLPAGRLGFEIQIETSQSILAADGTAAVARMIDAARGRATALHYGTFDYSACVGVSPAYQASDHPAADHAKAVMQVAAAGTGVRVCDGSTNVLPVGPTRQVHDAWRLHYGLTRRALARAYYQGWDMHPGHLPTRYAAVYTFYREGLDQAASRLAAYVAKAGGDVMDEPATAKALSGYLLRGIDCGALDTAEVARLTGLGRADLDGFASPRRGGLTVTAP
- a CDS encoding electron transfer flavoprotein subunit alpha/FixB family protein, whose product is MAEVLVYVDHVDGAVRKPTLELLTLARRIGEPVAVALGNGAADTAAALAEHGAVKVLTADAPEFADYLVVPKVDALQAAFDAVSPAAVLLPSSAEAKEIGARLALRIGSGIITDAVDLEAGDQGPVATQSAFAASYTTKSRVSKGTPVITVKPNSVAVEAAPAAGAVEALDVSFSEKATGTKVLSRTPRESTGRPELTEAAIVVAGGRGVNGAENFAVIEALADSLGAAVGASRAAVDAGWYPHTSQVGQTGKSVSPQLYIASGISGAIQHRAGMQTSKTIVAINKDAEAPIFELVDYGVVGDLFAVVPQLTDEVKSRKG
- a CDS encoding electron transfer flavoprotein subunit beta/FixA family protein, with translation MSLRIVVCVKYVPDATGDRHFADDLTLDRDDVDGLLSELDEYAVEQALQIADEADDAEITVLTVGPEDAKDALRKALSMGADKAVHVEDDDLHGTDVIGTSLVLAKAIEKTGYDLVICGMASTDGVMGVLPALLSERLGVPQVTLLSEVSVEDGTVKGRRDGDSASEQLEASLPAVVSVTDQSGEARYPSFKGIMAAKKKPVESLDLEDLEIEADEVGLEGSWTAVDSATERPARTAGTIVKDEGEGGRQLAEFLAGQKFI
- a CDS encoding flavin reductase family protein, whose amino-acid sequence is MTAPTAGIGTPPTASPELLRSVFRGHAAGVAVITASGGRPVGFTATSLTSVAAEPPLISFGVGTSSSSWPVMAEAEHVGVHILGEGQRELAATFARSGADRFGPSTDWRAGPKGVPLLGGVVAWLICRVVARVPAGDHRVVIAEAVLGEPPHDGRPLVYHQGRFTALRD
- a CDS encoding thioredoxin family protein is translated as MEGRTAAETLGAAQLGAEPGERATLVQFSTAFCRPCQATRRVLARVAGMVDGVVHIDIDAEANLTLVRHLRISRTPTVLVLDARGRVVRRATGTPRTADVVAALGQAM
- a CDS encoding lysophospholipid acyltransferase family protein, producing MAELVYRPVIGAARTLFKALDLKIDTQGSEHIPKTGGAVLVSNHISYLDFIFTGLGALPQKRLVRFMAKDSVFRHKVSGPLMRGMKHIPVDRSRGEDAYAHALASLRSGEIVGVFPEATISQSFTLKSFKSGAARLAQEAGVPLVPMALWGTQRLWTKGRPRNFRRSHIPVTIRVGEAVEAPADQYAGAITRRLRERVQELLEAAQRAYPVRPKDASDTWWVPAHLGGTAPTPAEVRERG